TATAAGGTGAGATTTTTGCTTTGCGGGGGTGTCGAGAGGAATCCTGCTTGACTGGAGAACGATTGTTCTCTAATATTGGAGAACAATCGTTCTCTCAATATAAGATTATGGCCACTAAAGACTCTGAATATTTATCCAGGCTTCAGGACTATTACGCGCAGAACCATAGCCTGCCCTCCTACGCGCGCTTGTGCGAGGCGCTTGGGCTTGCCGCCAAGTCTGGCTGTCAGCAAGTTGTTGTTGCGTCTGGAGGCGCGCGGGTACTTGTCGCAGACGCCTGACAAGCGATGGGTTCCCGAGGAGCGTTTCTTTGAGCGCAGTTTGTCCGACGCCCCGGTGGCGGCGGGACATCCTGTGACGGTATCCGACGCGATTTCCAGACCCTTTCTGATCGACCGCTTTCTGGTCGACAAACCTTCAGAAACGATGCTGATCCCGGTTCGAGGCGATTCGATGATCGACGCGGGCATTCATGACGGCGATCGGATTGTCGTGGAAATGCGTACAGACGCTCGTTCCGGAGATATCGTGGTTGCCATGGTGGATGGCGAGTTCACGGTCAAGACGCTGGATATCAAACGCGGGAAGCCGGTTTTGTTGCCGGCCAATAAAGACTATCCCGCGATTCGCCCGAAGGGAAATCTTGAGTTGGTCGGCGTGGTCGTTGGTTTGATCCGTAAGTATGGGAGGTGATGATGAGCGCCGACCTTGAGTTGAAAAACAGCGATGGGCGCCCGGCTCTGGTAGCGGTCGAGCCGGAATTGTCGGCGGGATCGTGGCCGGTGTTTGCGTCTAACGTATCAGCGGGGTTTCCATCGCCTGCGGATGATTATATAGAGAGCCGCATTGATCTCAACGAGCACCTCATTCAGCACAAGGAGGCGACGTTTTTTTTAAGAGTTCAGGGCGACTCGATGACGGGTATGGGGATTTTGAACGACGATCTTCTGGTGGTGGATCGTTCCCTGCCGGTGGAAACGGGAAATATCGTGATTGCGGCGATCGACGGCGAGTTTACGGTCAAGCAACTGCTGATTCGCCAAGGAACCCGTATTCTGAAAGCGGCTCATCCTGCGTACCGGGACATTGTTATCGACCCCGAAGGCGATCTGGAGATATGGGGGGTTGTCCGCTGGGCGATTCACAAGCTATGGCCGTGAAGGATCGTTGCATTGCGTTGGTGGATTGTAATAATTTCTACGCTTCCTGCGAGCGGGTGTTCGATCCCGCCTTGAACGGCGTTCCCCTGGTCGTTCTGTCGAATAATGATGGATGCGTCATCGCCCGGTCTCAAGAAGTGAAGGACATGGGGATCAAGATGGGCGAACCGTGGTTCAAGGTCGAGGCGCTGGCAAAGCGTCGCGGAATCGTCGCCTTGTCGAGCAATTACACGCTGTACGCCGATATGTCGAACCGGGTGATGAGTCTCCTTTCCAGATTCAGTCCGCATCAGGAGGTGTATTCCATTGACGAATGTTTTCTGGATCTTGCCGGGTTTCAACGCTGGGGTTTGACCCATTACGGACAAGGCATTCGATCCACCGTCCGGCAATGCGTTGGCCTGCCGGTTTGCGTCGGCATTGGGTCTTCCAAGACATTGGCGAAGCTCGCCAATCATCTGGCTAAAAAACGATCTTCTTTTGACGGCGTTTGCGATCTGGCCGGTCTCTCTTCGAACGATGTGGAGGCCTTGTGTTCTGAAACCCAGGTGGGCGAAGTCTGGGGCGTGGGTCGAAAGACTGAAAAGAGACTGAACGCGATGGGCATTCGGAGCGTTCTCGACCTCAGGCGCGCGTCGCCCAAAGTCCTGCGCAGGCAATTCTCGGTTGTGATGGAGCGGATCATCCGGGAGTTGAACGGTGAATCCTGCATTCCCCTGGAAGAAGTCGCTCCTCCTAAAGAGCAGTTGATGTGCTCCCGTTCTTTCGGCGCTCCCATTGTTTCCCTCGGCGAGCTGGCAGAAGCCGTTGCGACTTATACGATACGCGCCGCCGAGAAACTGCGTCGTCAGGGATCAATCGCGGCTCTGCTTTATGTTTTCATTCACACCAATCCATTCAGGGCAGGCGACCCGCAATACAGTAACGGACGTTTCATGCCCTTACCGGAAGCGACGGACGACACGCGAGCTTTGCTGGGAGCCGCGTTGACCGGCTTGCGGGATATTTACAGGCCGGGTTTCGCCTACAAGAAGGCCGGCGTGTTGCTCAGCGAGCTATCGCCTGCGGCGGGGCGACAGCAAGGGCTGTTCAAGGAGGAGGAATCAGAGCGTTCCTCGCGTCCCTTGATGCAGGCCATTGACGCGATCAATCATTTAATGGGATCGGGAACCATCAAATTCTCCGGAGAAGGATTGAAAAAGGCCTGGGCGCCAAAAGCCGAGAAAAAAACGCATCATTACACAACCCGCATTACAGAAATCCCCATCGCGCGCGCTGTTTGAACTCCAGGCAGGGCGTCGCTTCCGGTAGTACTCCATTCTTTAACCGATCATCTTCTGAAGATTATCCTGGTCAGTAATTTGCCCGTTAGGGCGCTCTGCTAGGGCCTCAATCGAAAATAAGCGACGAAATTCGAAAGGTTTGCACGATTGTGACTTGACTGTGATGAGCCTGTTATTCACCTGTGGGATATTAGGTAGATCGCTATAACCAGACGAAGCCTGAATTTGATAGGATATCGGAGTTCATTTCATTCATAACGATATCGACAGGCGAGAAAATTTCATGGGTTCAATTGATAAAAATAAAAAATGGATCGGTCTTGCAACTTTGTTTTTCTTCCTGGGGCAAGGCGTTTCGTTGAGCGCGGAAACGTTTAAGGACCCCGCCGGGTTGTTGAATCTGGACCTGGAAGACCTGGGAGAGATTGTGATCTCCACTGTCTCCAAGAAAGAGGAGTCGCTGTTCAACTCGGCGAGCGCCGTGTATGTGATTTCCAGCGAGGACATACGACGATCCGGCGTGACGACGATTCCCGAAGCTCTGCGCATGGCGCCGGGGGTCGAGGTGGCCCGACTGGACGGGAACAAATGGGCGATTTCAGTTCGCGGATTCAGCGAGCTGTTCTCAACCAAATTACTAATCATGATCGATGGCAGGAGCGTCTACACACCCTTGTTCGCCGGAGTTTACTGGGATATGCAGGACACGCTTCTGGAAGATGTGGAACGCATCGAGGTGGTTCGCGGACCGGGCGGAACCTTGTGGGGCGCTAACGCGGTCAACGGCGTGGTGAATATTATCACCAAACAAGCTGAAGACACGCAAGGGGTTTTGGCGACAGCTTCGATGGGCAATGTGCAGACGAGCGAGGGCGCGGTTCGCTATGGCGACAAACTGGGGGAGAATGCCTACTACCGCACTTACATGAAATACGCTCAGCATGGCGAGTTCAATGATTCGCTGGATAAGATCGGCGGCGACGGCTGGAACAACACTCAAGGGGGCTTTCGTGTTGACTGGAATCCCAGCGAGAATAATCGCTTCACGTTTTTGGGCAACGGCTATTCGGGAAAATCAGGGCAGAGGCGTCAATCCATCACTCAGGCCGGTTCTCCATTTTTCACGACTTCCGACGAAGACATTTTGATTCATGGCGGTAATCTTCAAGCAGAGTGGAAGCGGACCTTATCCCCAACATCGGATATTCAAAGCAAAATTTATTTCGACCAGACCAATCGTCAGGATCGGGTTTTAGGACAGACCATCAACACGGTGGATTTCGAGTTTCAGCATGGGTTCCAGGCCAATGAAAATCACGAATTGATTTGGGGTTTTGGACAGCGCGTGATTTGGGATGATATGGACGATACCTTCACAATCTCTTTCAAACCTGAAGAGAGGGTAGACAGCATCACGAATGTTT
This window of the Candidatus Nitrohelix vancouverensis genome carries:
- the umuD gene encoding translesion error-prone DNA polymerase V autoproteolytic subunit, whose product is MSADLELKNSDGRPALVAVEPELSAGSWPVFASNVSAGFPSPADDYIESRIDLNEHLIQHKEATFFLRVQGDSMTGMGILNDDLLVVDRSLPVETGNIVIAAIDGEFTVKQLLIRQGTRILKAAHPAYRDIVIDPEGDLEIWGVVRWAIHKLWP
- a CDS encoding Y-family DNA polymerase gives rise to the protein MAVKDRCIALVDCNNFYASCERVFDPALNGVPLVVLSNNDGCVIARSQEVKDMGIKMGEPWFKVEALAKRRGIVALSSNYTLYADMSNRVMSLLSRFSPHQEVYSIDECFLDLAGFQRWGLTHYGQGIRSTVRQCVGLPVCVGIGSSKTLAKLANHLAKKRSSFDGVCDLAGLSSNDVEALCSETQVGEVWGVGRKTEKRLNAMGIRSVLDLRRASPKVLRRQFSVVMERIIRELNGESCIPLEEVAPPKEQLMCSRSFGAPIVSLGELAEAVATYTIRAAEKLRRQGSIAALLYVFIHTNPFRAGDPQYSNGRFMPLPEATDDTRALLGAALTGLRDIYRPGFAYKKAGVLLSELSPAAGRQQGLFKEEESERSSRPLMQAIDAINHLMGSGTIKFSGEGLKKAWAPKAEKKTHHYTTRITEIPIARAV
- a CDS encoding TonB-dependent receptor, producing the protein MGSIDKNKKWIGLATLFFFLGQGVSLSAETFKDPAGLLNLDLEDLGEIVISTVSKKEESLFNSASAVYVISSEDIRRSGVTTIPEALRMAPGVEVARLDGNKWAISVRGFSELFSTKLLIMIDGRSVYTPLFAGVYWDMQDTLLEDVERIEVVRGPGGTLWGANAVNGVVNIITKQAEDTQGVLATASMGNVQTSEGAVRYGDKLGENAYYRTYMKYAQHGEFNDSLDKIGGDGWNNTQGGFRVDWNPSENNRFTFLGNGYSGKSGQRRQSITQAGSPFFTTSDEDILIHGGNLQAEWKRTLSPTSDIQSKIYFDQTNRQDRVLGQTINTVDFEFQHGFQANENHELIWGFGQRVIWDDMDDTFTISFKPEERVDSITNVFVQDKIPFLDNKVHLTLGSKLEWNTMTEFEVQPSVRLSWLPHDSHFFWGAVSRAVRTPSRVEDSSRLNFTGFFNGANNVNALIGDGTMDSEKLIAFETGYRFRPDNTFLLDVTAFFNQYDELRTSESKASFTETIPGPVHTVNPRMYGNNMEGEAYGVEMTAQWKALEWWELNAGFTWFQLHLHLDPSSSDTTAELAEGNSPEYRFHLRSNMDLTRQVEFDTAMYFVDELSNQKVDSYVRFDARLGWKPTDTVEISLSGQNLFDPDHPEFGQQNGIFSTEVPRTLLGKLTLRY